A window from Mycobacteriales bacterium encodes these proteins:
- a CDS encoding methylglyoxal synthase, with protein MPQRHVAMVAHDNKKVELLAWADYNRLTLSQHRLYATGTTGAMLEFELGLSVTRFLSGPVGGDQQIGAKIAEGAIDMLIFFWDPLEPQPHDPDVKALLRLATVWNVPVATNLATADLIISSPLFGSDYRGLRPDIGARDHVELIPQ; from the coding sequence ATGCCACAACGACACGTCGCCATGGTGGCGCACGACAACAAGAAGGTGGAGCTGCTGGCCTGGGCGGACTACAACCGCCTCACCCTCAGCCAGCACCGGCTCTACGCGACCGGCACCACCGGGGCGATGCTCGAGTTCGAGCTCGGCCTGTCGGTGACCCGCTTCCTCAGCGGGCCGGTCGGCGGCGACCAGCAGATCGGCGCCAAGATCGCCGAGGGCGCGATCGACATGCTCATCTTCTTCTGGGACCCGCTGGAGCCGCAGCCGCACGACCCGGACGTCAAGGCCCTGCTCCGGCTGGCGACGGTGTGGAACGTCCCGGTCGCGACCAACCTGGCCACGGCCGACCTCATCATCTCCTCGCCGCTGTTCGGCAGCGACTACCGCGGGCTGCGCCCGGACATCGGCGCCCGCGACCACGTCGAGCTGATCCCCCAGTGA
- a CDS encoding VOC family protein gives MHRILLREVVIDAPTEDFAATRDFWAAALLARARLVGDYPEFTALEDPAALSVVGLQDIGTDRARLHLDIETDDVAAEVARLVRLGAREVGRGRTWTVLRDPAGLLFCVVPAESPDFSERSREVS, from the coding sequence ATGCACCGGATCCTGTTGCGTGAGGTCGTCATCGACGCGCCGACCGAGGACTTCGCGGCGACACGGGACTTCTGGGCCGCGGCGCTGCTGGCGCGGGCCCGGCTGGTGGGGGACTACCCGGAGTTCACCGCGCTGGAGGACCCGGCCGCGCTGTCGGTCGTGGGCCTGCAGGACATCGGTACGGACCGGGCCCGCCTTCACCTCGACATCGAGACCGACGACGTCGCGGCCGAGGTCGCCCGGCTGGTCCGGCTCGGGGCCCGGGAGGTGGGCCGGGGCCGGACCTGGACGGTGCTGCGCGACCCGGCCGGGCTGTTGTTCTGCGTGGTCCCGGCCGAGTCGCCCGACTTCAGCGAACGTTCCCGGGAGGTTTCCTAG
- a CDS encoding LysR family transcriptional regulator — protein sequence MDTDALRWFQQVADGVTVTEVSGTAAVSQPGVSRALARLEAELGTPLLRRSGRTLRMTQAGAAFKRHVDAALHSLDDGIAEIEQLLDPETGRVALAFQHSFGTWLVPDLIRSFRIDHPEVQFALTQVRDDPPGPGVEDGLELGTRTPGGSTRSQLLGVEPLRLVLPRDHRLRRRRKVALADLAGEAFVGLPPSSALRRLTDELCQRAGFASSVVFEGDDLSTVRGMVAAGLGVAVVPAPRTGTAEAAGGPVHYCEILDAGASRQIRLTWPADRRLSPAALAFREHVLRRFRAGKIPAVSDGR from the coding sequence ATGGACACTGACGCGCTGCGGTGGTTCCAGCAGGTCGCGGACGGGGTGACGGTCACCGAGGTCAGCGGGACCGCGGCGGTCAGCCAGCCCGGGGTGTCCCGGGCGCTGGCCCGGCTGGAGGCCGAGCTGGGGACCCCGCTGCTGCGGCGCTCCGGCCGGACGCTGCGGATGACCCAGGCCGGCGCCGCCTTCAAGCGGCACGTCGACGCGGCGCTGCACAGCCTCGATGACGGGATCGCCGAGATCGAGCAGCTGCTGGACCCGGAGACCGGGCGGGTGGCGCTGGCGTTCCAGCACTCGTTCGGGACCTGGCTGGTGCCGGATCTGATCCGGTCGTTCCGGATCGACCACCCGGAGGTCCAGTTCGCGCTGACCCAGGTCCGGGACGACCCGCCCGGGCCGGGCGTGGAGGACGGTCTCGAGCTCGGCACCCGTACTCCGGGCGGATCGACGCGGTCGCAGTTGCTCGGCGTCGAGCCGCTGCGGCTGGTGCTGCCGCGCGACCACCGGCTGCGGCGGCGGCGGAAGGTCGCGCTCGCGGACCTGGCCGGGGAGGCGTTCGTGGGGCTGCCGCCGTCCTCGGCGCTGCGGCGGCTGACCGACGAGCTCTGCCAGCGCGCCGGGTTCGCCTCATCGGTCGTCTTCGAGGGCGACGACCTCTCGACCGTACGGGGGATGGTGGCGGCCGGGCTCGGCGTCGCCGTGGTCCCGGCGCCGCGGACGGGCACGGCCGAGGCGGCCGGCGGGCCGGTGCACTACTGCGAGATCCTCGACGCCGGCGCGTCCCGGCAGATCCGGCTGACCTGGCCGGCCGATCGGCGGCTGTCGCCGGCCGCGCTCGCGTTCCGGGAGCACGTGCTGCGCCGGTTCCGGGCCGGGAAGATCCCGGCGGTCAGCGACGGTCGCTAG